GTCGTTCCGGCACAACCACAAACCGAGCTACCCCCAACCGAGCAGCCGCAAGACCTTGAGGTCCCTCCTGCTCAGGCCACGGACACCACTCCGGCTATTCAGCCGCCAGCGGACAGCCCGTCGCCTGCTCAACCAGCAATTGTGGAACCCACTCCTGCACGCCTGGATGTTAACCCATCCATCGAACTGACGGGCCGGGTCTGGCGAGCCAAGCCAGGGATCGTCTTTCTCAAAACACCGATCGGGCTCATGTCGCTCAGCTCAAAAACCACGCTAAAGTCTCTCCCTGCCTCGCAAGAAGTGTCCTTCATGGTCCACGACGACTATATCGTCATTGACATCGTGCGGCGAACTGATGGGACCTTCGTCCACCGCTACCTCACCGGACCGTTCAAGCGAGACACCGGAGACAGTACAAAACTACTGCTGTGGACGCCAAACGGGGGATTAAGAGGGTTCCGAATGGGAACCTATGAATCTGCACTCACCGCCCCCAAGACCGGCGAGTTTGTGACGGTGGAAGTGGATGGCACAGGGAGCATCGTCGGGGTACATGACATCCAATTCGATCTGCAGATCGGCCAGATCGCCCCCCCAGGGAATAAGGTCCATCTCTTGCTCACCGGCACGATCTCCAAAATGAAGTCGAATTTTCTCTTCCTCAAGACACCCATCGGCATCGTCAACGTCAACACAAAGATCGGCATCAAGAATGCCAAGATCGGGCAGACTATGACTTTGCACATGCATAACGACTCCGTCGTCGCAGATCTTGCGGCATCCAGCGATTCGGCTCTGATCCGCCGTTTCGTCACAGGCCCCTTGGACTTCACCGCTCCTGATCATGCCACGGTTCGACTCTGGACTCCGGAGGGAGAACAGACCTACTCCGTCGGAGCTGGCAGAACCGCGTTGAACGGAGCACGAGAGGGAACCCCCATTACCCTAGAGCTCGACGGGAGCAGCGAGGTCATTGAGCTGCATCGCGTGAAGTAGGTTGAGCCCTTCCACTTTCCGTCTTCCTCCTTCGTCTTGACTCTCTTTTCTCTCCCCCCGTAGACTGCGCGACGTATGAATGCATCACCCAGGACAGGCCGCCAGCCAGAGAAAGTCTCGGCTCAGGCACAATCGGCAAAAAACTTTGATACACTGTACCGAGACCATGTCGATCTCATGTATCGCTTCGCTCACCGCTTATGTGGGGAAGCGGAAGCGGCGAAAGATCTGGTTCAGGAGACTTTTTTGAATGCCTATCGAGGCCTCGACCAATTCCGTGGCGATGCCCAGATTTCGACGTGGTTGTACACGATCGCTTCGCGGGCCTGCCTCCGCATGCGACGGAAGCGGAAAGGGGCTCCGGAGCGAGAGTTATCGCTCGAGGAATTTATCCCCACCTCCGACGGTGAATTTCGGTTACAGATTCCGGTCGATGGCCTGAGCCCCGAAGCGGCACTGCACAATAAGCAGCTGCGGGAAGCACTCGACACGGCAATCAATCAACTGCCGAAGAAGTATAAGATGGTCTTGGTGCTCCGCGATATGGAAGGATTGAGCGCCAAGGAGGTTGGAACCATCATGGGGTTGAATGAACGGGCCGTGAAATCACGACTACACAGGGCTCGATTGTTCGTTCGGCGTCACCTCAGTGCACGAGGGCTCGGGGAACCACACAGTCGCCATAATCACCGCGGATGAGGTAACAGAGGAACGGTTCCATATGACACGACGTCGCACGTCCACACACCCACGATCATCGACATCGACTCGGCGGAAACAGGCGCATGGGAAAGCCCACTGCTTGCGTATCCTACGCCAGTTGTCCGCCTACATCGACGACGAGCTCTCTGGAGATATTTGCCAGGAAATTCGTCGACACCTGGGCGCCTGCCCGAATTGTGAAACCTTCGTGACGTCACTGCGCCAGACGGTGTCGCTCTGTCGCCATAGCCCGATGCCAACGTTATCAGCCGCAAGCCGGACGTTGATGCGGAAAAAGATCTTGGAAACCTCTCGCACTCGCTAACCGTACAATAGCCTGACCAACTTCTTATCATGACCATGACACATTTTCGTGGAATCCTCCTTCTCTCTGGACTTTTGACAGCTGGCGTGATGAACCTGTCCGATGTGGCGATCGCAGGGCCGAAACCGTCACGCCCCGCAGCCGAACATAAGGCCGCCCATCCCGCTGCCATCGATACCGCCCTTCGCTATGCCACGGCCCTGGCCAACGGGGACAAGCTCACGACCTGGCAACTCGACTTTGCATGCCAGTACAGATCAGTGACACCTTCTTCTGATAAGGCCACACCTTCCGCCGCACAGGCTCCTTCCTACGATGAGTGTTGGAAGGCGCTCACGGGAGGACATAGTCCATTCCTGAATCGGTCGGATGTCGCGATGGATATTCTTTGGCCCAGCACCGGCCCTCTCGTATTTTATGGGGATACGCTGGCCAGTGCACAAGCCTCGGCCTTTGTGATGGATGTGCTCGGGGCCTCCCCTCCGGGAACAGGGCTTGATCTTGTGGTCACCGGGAGCCGCACCATCTCGAACGGATCCTTCCGATTGAAACCGAATGGGACGGTGATCGGAGTGCCCGCGACGTTGGTCGACCTCACCGTTCGCTACCATGACCCGCTCACCTCCCCGGTCGCATACGGGCCTGGCACGGCTCACTGGACCAGCACCATCAAACGTGAACGCCGCGCCATCAAATCCATGACCACGCAATGGATCGTGCTCAGCGGACTACGGCCCCATGGGTTTCCGCGCGATACCGCCGTCGTTCATCTCCCTGTGGACACCAAGACTGAAGCTCCAGGTATGGTCCAGGAACGTATCCCGTTCACAACCGAGAAGAGCCGCGCCCTTCCTGACTCCATCGTCTGGTGGGGTCCCACCGACCAACCAGGTACACTGACAGCGGCTGCGGCTCGAGCTGCCTCATTTCCCGAGCTCCGCGATCGCGTGGCACTCCTCAATCGCATCCTCCTCATTGATCCACAACAGGCGGAGGCACTCACCGTCTTAACCAAGAATCTCTATACCGTGCTGCTGCAGGATGCGGCCCGGAACCACAAGCTCCTCATCAAGGATCCTGCCCTCGCCCAGACGGTCAACGAGTTTTATTGGACGATCGCCGCCGCGTCGGACCGCCTCGATCTGTCGTTGGGGATGGAGGTCGGTGGGTTTTCAGAACCGACTTCTGCGGATCTACTGTACCGACTCTTGCCGGCACTCCAAACCCTCGTACGAACCCATCCTGAGCAGTTGGAGAACCGATTCCGGCTTGGGAGGGCCTATCGATGGAACAATGACCAGGTGCCGATGATCCAGACGTTCGAAGCCTTGGTCAACGACATTCCCGCTGATCGAAAGAGCCTCAAGGCTGAAGCCCTGTTACAACTGGCCTGGTCTCGCATCAACAAGGTCGCGTGGAATCGAATCCTGCACGATCAGGACAGTGTCCGCGCGTATGACGACGCGAAGGCTTCGCTGGAGCTCGCGGAACGGCCACTCGATAAGTTTCTCGCCGAATACGCCATGGCCTACAGCATGATCTTCATGCCCAACTATGGAGACAAAGGGCAGATGTTACACCACCTCACCGAGGCCAAACACTGGTTCGATGGCATCCCCGGCAAAGACGACGAGGTCTGGCGCTATTTCTTGCATAGCTCACTGCTGAAGGCCGTGCTCGATGCGGACCCAATGTTTCAGCCAATCCTAGCCTCAGCAGAAAAACCTAAAGAATAGTCGCCTCGTTTTTTTCTAAGCCTTGCTTCATCAGGCAACCATCATAAAGCCGTCATTAGTTCTGCGCATCTGATGCCAACGACACCGCACTCTTGCGGGCTTTTCTTTCGAACAATAAGCTGGAGTTACAGCACACCACGCTCTATCTCCTGCAGGTACATGAAGTCGGGCGCTTTGACACCGGCTTTTCTTCGGATTTACCAGTTCAGGAGACTCGAAGAAACGTCGAGCCTTGTCCAGCGAGGACCATTCCGAGAAGTGAACGATCTTATTGGCATCGTTGTCATAGCGCAGCAATTGGTAGCTGATTTCTCCAGCCCGTTTTCTCATGCCAGCGGCTTGGTCAAAAATTGTCTTCCATGCCGGATACGCATCGACCTCATGAATGATTAGAACATATTGCATGCAAGTGCCTATAATGCTGCGGATCGCCATGCGGTGCAATAAGTCGTTGGACGCCAGAACTGTCTTTCAATTGGCCGTCCCGATGTTTCATCGCGAGGGACACAGTCTTAACTCTGATTAGTCACTCCTAATCGGGTATGGCCCTCGGTCTAGCAGAAGGATTCCGGAAGTACTTGCTGGTTCAGCGGACTGGAAGTCGACCTCAATGTCGACGCAATCGTTGATCACGATTTTCCAGACTGCAGAGAGAAGATGAGGCGAGCGGAACCTCGCTAATTCGAGGTGTTCGGATCGGCCATCAAATCTGCTTACGGGGACTGGCTCACGCAAGAGCCCGAGGTACTGCTGCACTTGGTTTTTCGGATTAGGCCTTCCGTGTACAAGGAGATTACGGATTAGTCGTACTTCCGCAAATCGAGGTGGCAGTCTTGAGAGATCCGTCCAATCTTGATTGACGGATGCGGATTCACAGATAGCATCGAGCATCACGAAACGTAGAGTTACATCCTCCGTATGGCGTGCGATTTCCCAAGCGTCGAGTCTGAACTGAACACCTTCGCTCTCCCACCCGCAGTGTCTCGGTGGCATCTGAACTTGATGATCCCATGCCGCGATAACCCGAACTGCGATTGAGCCGGGTGAAGGTTCGGCGCGTAAGGATGTGGCTCTGAGAAGCCTGCCCGTCAACGCATTTACCCGGAAAAGCTCGCGCGCAATCCATTGAGCACCACGGTTTCGGAAGTGATCACTCGCCTCATCAGGAGTGCGGTCAAGGTTAAACTCTACTGACTCCCCACGAATTCGACAGTTCGCTTGCGCGAGTAGGGAGCTTTCTGGTTCACGAAGTCCAGGGATACTGCATAGAAATAAATAGGATGAGTCAGAGTCTGATGGCTCGCACATTGCGTTTTCGTAACTACCTGGAATTTCGCGGAACAGCGAGATCTGCCGGAACCAAAGTTGGCAGCGCCTTCAGCAGGCTACCGAACTATGTTTAGGCGGATCCGCGCAAAAAATCAGATATGCCAGTTCCTGTCCACCTGATACGCCGCTAACGTTCACGAACCATATGCCATACCTGTCATCGTTTCAATGAGTTACGACTGGACGACCATTGAGTACAGGTTCTTATGGGGATCGGCATAAGCCCCCTCTTTGAGAAGGTTCACATCCCTAGCCCACCGCTTTTCAAGCCGATGATCGATCAGTTTAGATCGCGTGGAACCTACTCTGACATACCTCAAGTCTCATTGATCCGCCCTGTGCTTACCGGTCCCCTTCACCCATTCGGTGTACTCGCAAATTCAATCTTCTGGGCGATAGCGAAGGAACGGTCCGCTTATTACCATGCATCAAGCATAGAGGATGGGCCAAACACTCTTCTACGGAACATAGGAGGTTTCAAACAAGGAGGTGCTCTATGAGTGATCTTCACCTAAAAGACGTCAAGGACGACCTCACACACGAGCCAGGATGGGTATATCTGTATGGCGCACTTCTTATCGGGGTCGTTGGATTTGCGCTCTATTTCGGCGGTTTCATGAGGTGAGTCGTGTGTAGCTGATTGCCGCAACTGGAGTGCGAAGAAGCGAGTGCCTACTATCCAGAACGGGAGAAGGGGCCGGAGCCGTGTTCAAACGGCTCTGGCACGAGGGAGGTACTTGTCAACTCAGCAAGTTCCACGGGTTTCCAGCCCTTCCTGAATGGCATTCTTCAATATCTGAGATGTGGCGCTGTCCTGATCGCGCCGAGTTTGATCGTGGATATATTCACTGCCATTCGTGAATTTCCCACGTTCGATCTGAGCCTTGATCCATTGCCCCTGCTACTCTGTGACAGTGGTCGCCTTGCGTATCGTTCCCATCGCGAGACCTCCGATATAAAATTATACGATTGAAGCAGCTGAGCGCTTTCTTGAGCATGTGAGAAACCGTTGCCTCCGGCCAGCATGGCCTTTTGACCCCGCTTCACGTATCGTACGTGTGATGTTTCGCCTGAGACCTCACGATCTTCGCTTCCCACCCGTTGAGCAGGCCACTCCTGAAGGCCTGCTTGCTGTCGGCGGGGACCTTCGTCCCGAGCGATTACTCGAAGCGTACCGGCACGGCATCTTCCCCTGGTACAACGAGGGCGATCCCATTCTCTGGTGGTCACCGGACCCGCGTGCCGTGCTGTTCCCCTCAAAGCTCCACATTCCGCGTAGTCTGAAGAAAAGACTTCGCTCGAATGTCTTTACCGTCACGCTCGACACCTGCTTTCGCCAGGTTATGGAACAATGTGCGGGCCCGCGTCCGCAATATCCGGATGGTGGGACTTGGATTACTGGGGATATGTTGGACGCCTATACCGGCTTGCATGAACTCGGCTACGCCCACTCGGTCGAGAGTTGGCAAGAGGGTCGGTTGGTCGGGGGAGTCTATGGTGTAGCAATCGGTGGCGCCTTCTTTGCCGAATCCATGTTCACCAGGGTCGATGACGCATCAAAGGTTGCGCTCGTGAGGCTTGCCCGGCAACTCCAGCTCTGGAACTTTCGACTCATCGATTGCCAACAATCCTCTCCCCATGTCATGCGGTTCGGGGCCGAAGAAATTCCACGCTCGGACTTCATGCATCAGCTCATCGCGGCGCTCATGCTTCCCGATCGACGGGGTCAATGGGAGTTCGATAAGGGATGGGATACGGAACGATCGAGGGAGTCTGGTTAACTAGCCTGTATTATTCATGACAGTTCATCGCGAAATCGCCCAGCCGCGTTGTGAGATCGGCGCACGGAGCCGGGAGGACCTGAGGCGTACTCGTGCAGTACGTCGAGGGGCCAAGGGGCGAGTCCGCCGACCACAGGCTTGTCGGAACAGCGGATCGGCGATTGCAGCAGAAGTGATCATGAATAATACGGGCTGGCAGCGAACCCCCATTTGACAGCCTTTTCTTCACTCGCTTATGATTTGTTTCAATAAAAAGGAGGCGGTCACATGAGTTTTACGATTACACCGAAAGAGCTGAAGGCTCGGATCGATAAAGGGGATCTGTTGGTACTTTTGGACGTCCGTGAGCCCTGGGAAAACCAGTTGGCTAGGCTGGATAACTCCATGCTGATTCCACTCGGTACGTTACCTCAGTCACTGTCCAAATTGGATAGAGACACCGAGATTATTGCGTACTGCCACCACGGCATGCGCAGCGGCGATGCAACGGGATTCCTGCTTCAACAGGGATTTTCGAACGTGAAGAATTTGATCGGTGGGATCGATGCCTGGTCGGTTCAAGTGGACGGGACCGTACCGCGGTACTGATCCAACGCAGAACGCCGGCTACTTTGCATCCGTTGCTCTCGGCAAACTCGCAAACAACTGAACCGAGTTCAGCTTGCGCTTAATGAGTAGCGGACGGACAGTTATCGAGTCTTCCCTTGGAAGAACTCCACTGTCTGCTTGAGCCCCTCTGCGAGATCCATCTTGGCCTCCCACCCAAGCTCCTGTTTGATCCGCGCCGCGTCAACCACGCTTCGAATCTGCTCGCCGGCTTTGGCAGGGCCATGAACTTCCTTGGCGCTTGACCCGGTTAATGTCGCCAACATGCGGAACAGTTCGTTCACGGATGTTTCCGCCCCGGTTCCGACGTTATAGACTCCATGCGCATCCTGCCCCATGGCGGCAAGGTTGGCCTCCGCCACATCTTCGACAAACACAAAATCTCTGGTTTGGCGGCCATTGCCGTTAATGATGGGCTGCTCCCCGTTCAACATCTTTTGAATGAAGATCGCCACCACACCCGCCTCGCCTTCCGGATCCTGTCTCGGTCCGTAGACGTTGGCGTAGCGGAGGCTGACCACGGGAATCCCGCCGACTCGCTGGAAGTACGATAAGTAGTGCTCGCCGCACAGCTTACTGATGCCATAGGGCGACAAGGGATTGGTGACATGCGATTCCGGAGCCGGAAAGGCCTCTTGTTCCCCGTAAATCGCCCCACCGGACGAGGAGAACACCACTTTTCGGCACCCGTACCGAACCGCTTGTTGCAACACGTTCATGGTACCCAACACATTGACCTGGGCATCAAAGACCGGATCCGCCACGGAATTGCGCACGCTCACCTGTGCCGCAAGATGCAGCACGATGTTCGGACGTTCATTGCGAAAAATCCGTTCGAGACGCCAGCTGGTAATGTCGGTTTTATAGAGGCTTGCCGCGCGATTGACATTCTTGCGCTTCCCGGTCACCAGATTGTCGACGATGACAACTTGATGCCCCTCCTCAATCAGTCGATCCACTACATGCGATCCGATAAACCCTGCCCCACCCGTGACGAGTACTTTCATTGGCCCTCCTGAATGAACACTTCACTATTCCGATGCTTCCTACATACCATGAATCGGCGCGTTGTACTCAAAGATTGCGAATATCTCCTGATTCCCTTTTTTCCCTTTGATGGGGGACGGAACGGTTTTCAGCGTCCGGAGCCCCAATTCCTCGGCAAATCGTGTCACTCGTTGAGCCACCTCCGTTCGCTGGCCCTCATCCCGTACGATTCCCCCCCGACCAACCTGCCCCTTACCGACTTCAAATTGCGGCTTGATCAATGCCACGACCCTCGCCTGCGGCCGGAGAAACTGCGTGACGGCCGGAAGGACTTTCGTCAACGAGATAAACGAGACATCGATCACGACCAGATGAATCGGGTCTAGAACGGCAGACCGCTCCATATAGCGAATATTGGTCCGCTCAAGCAGCACGACACGGGGGTCATGACGAAGCCGCCAATCGAATTGCCCGTAGCCCACATCAACGGCATAGACCTTCATCGCTCCCCGCTGAAGCAAACAGTCAGTGAAGCCGCCCGTTGAACACCCAACATCGAGACACATCCATCCCCGTGGATCGATCATCCCGGCGTCTAGGGCCGCGTCGAGTTTCTCCCCACCTCGGCCGACAAACGGCTGATCCTCTCCGACAATCTCGATCGTGGCATTGGCAGGAATCAACCTGGACGGTTTGTCGACAAGCACCCCGTCACTCCTGACCTTTCCAGCAAGAATCATCCGTACGGCGGCATCACGACTCTGAACCAGACCCTGAGCCGTCAACACCTGGTCACAGCGATGTTTCTCGGGTCGCACTCGTGTCGTCATGCGCTTCAATAAAGGGGAGGACAAAAAAGAACCGAGGATCAGCGGAACAACCGACTAGCTGTGTGTTGAAAAACCTAGCACCGCCTTAAGAAATGATCGCCGCATATAGCCGCCGACCGGATCTGGATGCCCTGCAGGCTGTTCAGAAAGGTCGTCCAGCAAGGCCGCAGCGAGCGAAGGGGCAACTCGTACTCTATCCCGTACGTTGAGCCTCTGAGCGACGCGAGAACGCTGCCGGCGGCCATTCTCAACAGCCTGCTAAGCGTCTTCGGCGGAACCGACGACATCAATGTCATCCGAGGTGAACGCTCGCAGCTGCTTCTTCCCATTCTTATCTTGAACGAGCACTTCGACTTTGCGCTCGGCCTCTTCCAAGACTTTGAGGCAACTCTTGGACAGTCGAATGCCCTCTTCGAAAATCTTCAACGACTCATCAAGGGGCAGATCCCCTTTTTCCAGCTCCCCCACGATGA
This portion of the Nitrospira sp. genome encodes:
- a CDS encoding sigma-70 family RNA polymerase sigma factor; translated protein: MNASPRTGRQPEKVSAQAQSAKNFDTLYRDHVDLMYRFAHRLCGEAEAAKDLVQETFLNAYRGLDQFRGDAQISTWLYTIASRACLRMRRKRKGAPERELSLEEFIPTSDGEFRLQIPVDGLSPEAALHNKQLREALDTAINQLPKKYKMVLVLRDMEGLSAKEVGTIMGLNERAVKSRLHRARLFVRRHLSARGLGEPHSRHNHRG
- the xseB gene encoding exodeoxyribonuclease VII small subunit — protein: MAGVKFEQAMARLEVIVGELEKGDLPLDESLKIFEEGIRLSKSCLKVLEEAERKVEVLVQDKNGKKQLRAFTSDDIDVVGSAEDA
- a CDS encoding antibiotic biosynthesis monooxygenase, producing MAIRSIIGTCMQYVLIIHEVDAYPAWKTIFDQAAGMRKRAGEISYQLLRYDNDANKIVHFSEWSSLDKARRFFESPELVNPKKSRCQSARLHVPAGDRAWCAVTPAYCSKEKPARVRCRWHQMRRTNDGFMMVA
- a CDS encoding rhodanese; this encodes MSFTITPKELKARIDKGDLLVLLDVREPWENQLARLDNSMLIPLGTLPQSLSKLDRDTEIIAYCHHGMRSGDATGFLLQQGFSNVKNLIGGIDAWSVQVDGTVPRY
- a CDS encoding zf-HC2 domain-containing protein, which translates into the protein MTRRRTSTHPRSSTSTRRKQAHGKAHCLRILRQLSAYIDDELSGDICQEIRRHLGACPNCETFVTSLRQTVSLCRHSPMPTLSAASRTLMRKKILETSRTR
- a CDS encoding TlyA family RNA methyltransferase — its product is MTTRVRPEKHRCDQVLTAQGLVQSRDAAVRMILAGKVRSDGVLVDKPSRLIPANATIEIVGEDQPFVGRGGEKLDAALDAGMIDPRGWMCLDVGCSTGGFTDCLLQRGAMKVYAVDVGYGQFDWRLRHDPRVVLLERTNIRYMERSAVLDPIHLVVIDVSFISLTKVLPAVTQFLRPQARVVALIKPQFEVGKGQVGRGGIVRDEGQRTEVAQRVTRFAEELGLRTLKTVPSPIKGKKGNQEIFAIFEYNAPIHGM
- a CDS encoding SDR family oxidoreductase, whose amino-acid sequence is MKVLVTGGAGFIGSHVVDRLIEEGHQVVIVDNLVTGKRKNVNRAASLYKTDITSWRLERIFRNERPNIVLHLAAQVSVRNSVADPVFDAQVNVLGTMNVLQQAVRYGCRKVVFSSSGGAIYGEQEAFPAPESHVTNPLSPYGISKLCGEHYLSYFQRVGGIPVVSLRYANVYGPRQDPEGEAGVVAIFIQKMLNGEQPIINGNGRQTRDFVFVEDVAEANLAAMGQDAHGVYNVGTGAETSVNELFRMLATLTGSSAKEVHGPAKAGEQIRSVVDAARIKQELGWEAKMDLAEGLKQTVEFFQGKTR
- a CDS encoding leucyl/phenylalanyl-tRNA--protein transferase translates to MFRLRPHDLRFPPVEQATPEGLLAVGGDLRPERLLEAYRHGIFPWYNEGDPILWWSPDPRAVLFPSKLHIPRSLKKRLRSNVFTVTLDTCFRQVMEQCAGPRPQYPDGGTWITGDMLDAYTGLHELGYAHSVESWQEGRLVGGVYGVAIGGAFFAESMFTRVDDASKVALVRLARQLQLWNFRLIDCQQSSPHVMRFGAEEIPRSDFMHQLIAALMLPDRRGQWEFDKGWDTERSRESG